AAGCAAGAATGGGATATCCAAGAAGAAGTAAAAACAAGCTTGAAAGAAGATAAAGAAAACCCAATTTATCATTCTAGAGTATAGATGAACATTATTGTTCACACAAAATAATCATGAGTAGATTTGCTTTTAGTTCAAGAAGTGCAATGTAGATGCAATACTAATATCTGAGTTGGCATTTCGACTACAATACCAGTGAAACGTTACCTTCCCTTACTCAAAACCTTCTGATTTAAGCCGCAAACTTCAACTCAAAAATTTCATCTGATCATGCCTTAGTATTAGTTTCTTTTATTAAGCACCAGAAGTCCACAACTAGTGATAAACACAATGAACGTTTGCTTGAAATGTTACATTTCTTTGACATTCAGTTACAAATGAACCCTTTGACAAGAAAAAATATCATGCACATAAAACTCAAATCGGCAGAATCACAAGGGAGATCATAGAGCAACTTCAACGGACCAATACAGAAAGAAAAAAGAGTTGCAATGAATTTCGAAACAAAAatgttcatatgatattgaaaaaaataGGACTTCATTGTAGTCGATAACAAGCATCGGCAATCAAAATGTAATCACAACAGCAATCTCGAAACTTCAAATAGCCGACATGATCTAGTCACTAAATAATTCTAATTTCAGAAATGATATCTATTATTACTTGATCCGATCCGCTCATTTCGATCTGCTGATTTCAATCCCATCTAAACTAActtctaaaaaaccaaaattaaatatccaaaacagtccaaaaattgaaagaaaaataaaatgaacaaaaaagGCCAAAGCAACGGAGATCGTATTCCTACAAGGACTGAAACAACCTACGATTATTGCTTCGGAAGAAATGAATTTGGAAATTGAAGCAGCGAGAGTAAAATTGCACCTCAAAGATCATTCCGATCCAATTTAAAGTAACTTCTAAAAAACCGAAATTGAACATCTAAAAcagtttaaaaaacaaaaaaaaataaaagaagaagaagaaatagcaAAGGCCAAAAGAGTAATAATTGCACCTCAGATAGGGAAGGCGGAGTTTCTGTTTGAGCTTCCGCCATTGCTGGAAGAGGAGGCGATCAGCTGATGGTGACCGGCGACTGGCGAGTTATAGAAGGCGGCTAATCAAGGATAAAACGGCTTGAGACAGAAATATGTTGGTTAGGGTTTAGGTCAGAATTTTTGAGGAGTCGTAAGCGAAAAGATATTGACTTCACGCAACTTGCGCCACGTGTTACATTCTTTGCAGAGCTGCCGGTATACAATTTTAGAAGCTGCGCGGCACTCGCTAGGCCTGCCTTTTCCTTGGCTTTTTGGACTGACTGGGAGGTCGCCTGCTCGACAACTTTGGGGGTGCCGAGTAGGCTACTAGTTATGGGCCTTTTATCTTTGGCCCATTCTTTTTGTAAGCAGTTTTGTTTGTTATGCATATggtataattggtaaaaataatatttgttcagagttaataataaattaatttttagctacttacataatttatttttgaaaaagagaagaaatatttttatttttttaaagatgacTTATTTTTTACTAGATTCTTTTACTTATCTTTctaatttttagtttaaatttttattaattactttttattttatgtttaattattataatatatatgtaataaataaattttgtcatcatattattatactaataatcAAATGAGGCGTGACAATATTCTTACTCAAACGGTGGTTGTATAGCTAGAAAAGTTAATATTGTTTTATGTATTAAGCACTTTTAACCATGTTACATCAAAGAAATTacgtatttaaattttttggggTACATTATAAATTAGAGAAAGAATTAGCTTGCCAAAGTATTTTCTGAATTTTAAGATACCAACATAGAGTAAGTTTCAACCCATTGCTTCTCTAAGTTTGATACTTACATATATAAGTTTTTGTACCGAAGAAGAAACAATGAACAGGCATCGGCCTGCAACAATGGAGTGATGCTCTCCGGAGGAAGATCAAGTTGGCAAAAGTTCTCATCAAGACCCTGCACTAAGTTTGCCAAATGGTCGGCACACCAGTTTCCCTCTCTAAGAGTATGACGCACTTCGATTACTCAGCCTTCGATAATAACAGCCAAGCAATCACGAACAAGGGTACTCAAAGGATGAATATTATCAAACGGGTGGTTCAGAAAACAAACAGCTAGCATAACATCAAATTCCATAATCAGTTTCGGAACGCCCAACCGTCTTGCCAAATGAAGTCCTTTCCTCACGCCACAAAGCTCCGCTTGGAGACTATCCGTGTAGCCGATTTTCAGCATGAAACCCCATACGTAATATCACGAATCAAATCAAACCACCTGCAAAGGCTAACTTAGTGCTCACTGCTACTCTTTACAGCACCGTCGATATTTAAGATAAAACAACCATTTGGAGGACGCCGCCAATGAACCCATGTTGGTCCACGATGGATTTTAGCCACAAATAAGTGATTCCCTGTGCAAATATCCTGCGCAAACTTCCTTGCATAAGCGAGAATTTACACTGGGGAAGGATCCTCTCCTTTGAACACTGAGCTCTTTCGACCCTTCCACAGACCCCATAAAACCATGGTAAATAGAATACCCCAAGGGACTGAATAAACTGAAGAAAAGTTCCTTGTAAATTTATACTCCAACCAGTGGGTAAACGACATAAAAAAAAGTCTGATTGAAAGCATACGATAAGACCCTTATTTCCGACCTGACTTAGTGGGTCATACGACAACTGCGCAAAATATGCTTGATAGACTCCAAGAATAGCGGCAACTTGCACAAGCTTCATCATTCGttaaatttttttctctctcttttatctaattaatatttaaatgattCAAAATCATCACCCACATTGTTAGCATGATTCTCATCATGGGCCTAAACCCGTCTTAGATTTGGGTCTGGGTCCTAAAGAATTCACAGACTAGCAGGCTTGACCCAAGAGGTAGATTCGCAGGGTGAGTTTGCAAGATGGCGAGCCAAACTTGACCCCTGTAGTGTGAGGTCCCATACTACGAGATTGCATGGGCTTGGAACCATGTAACATGTGGTTAGTTTAGGGTTAAATACATGTTTATGTGTATGGAGCTTATTTAACAATATCACATTATATAAATAGGTAAATTACGCCATCTAAAGGACACAACAAAAATTACTCAacacacataaaaaaaatttaattctttccaAACATTATAAATGACATATCCAATCAAACTTCTGAGATGGCTGAGAATCAAAATCTGCCTTTGCGAGTATTACATAAACCGATCCACGGAATATTTCTCATTACTTCCGAAACCCCAATGGCACAAATCTTGGATTTCAAGACATCCGACATAAGGACAAGGGATAGCCTTAATCGCGCATTTAGTATAATCCAATAAGATATTGGAGATCGACTCACAGGagaaaaaaaatctgaaattttggAATCCTTAATAGTTgttaaattacaaattaaaatttccatcaccttgtaattttatatttcaaaataatatcaAGATGTTAAAATATAGAAGTAACCTCGaggttaaatataaatatatttaagaatctatattatttttacatttagaACATATATCCTCTACTTGTACtcttaaaaatttagttttatttttcaaatttaaaattacaaattcaattGTTAATACAATTAAAactcttttattaaatttaagtttattacaaCATTACTTTTTGATTACATgattattaaatgtgtttttttcttaaatatcataccgataaattttaaaaaaaaataatagattaataattgaacctatattttttattaaaattattttaaatatataattaaattttaaatatataaagaataTAAAGATTTGAAGTATAAATTAtggttaaatggttaaatttgatgCTCGAAATATCGGACCAACGaaaagttagatcgaggaaatgaTCAGACAAGCTGTACAGATTTAAGTGTGTGACGTTAAATTTGCTCAGGTAACTTAACACAAAACAATTAATTTTCAATTACAGAAATTaagcaaaaaataaataacacataAAAACAGAGACAATAATTGCCTAAaatatttgatagcaaagagataacaaaagtttaattttgatttaaaaaccctaaattggTAAATTGTAATAGAAAAGAAAGCGCAGCAGAGTCTCACTTCTTGTCGCTACTGCTTTGGCTGCTTCTCCTCTTCCTCCTGCTTCGCTGCTTCTTTAATCTCATCAGCTCCATCAtcctaattaataatattatcacaatttaattcaaatgttgaaaaaaaagaagcaagaaaTAAAAGGGGGAAAAgagttaatttaaaattaaaatgtgaaattaaatttaccTGCAAGTCGGAGGTCCAGAGAGTGAGATTGTCACGGAGGAGTTGCATGATAAGGGTGCTGTCTTTGTATGATTCCTCGCCTAGAGTATCCAATTCTGCTATTGCTTCATCAAATGCCTACTCAATGAACAAGCCGACACGTCAATCGACTGTATTTATGaacaaattactttttattaaagaaaaaataattgaCCTACCTGTTTGGCGAGGTTGCAAGCACGATCGGGAGAATTGAGAATCTCGTAGTAGAAAACAGAAAAATTGAGTGCCAATCCGAGTCGAATAGGGTGAGTTGGCGGTAACTCGGCGGTGGCAATGTCCTGAGaatcggaaaaataaaattaacggGGAAAAAAAACAGGTCTCGAAGAAAATGAGGGGAAATTTACTTGAGCAGATTTGTAGGCAGAAAGAGTACTCTCAGCAGCTTCCTTGCGTTCGGCTCCAGCCTTGAACTCAGCCAAATACCTATGATAATCTCCCTTCATCTTAAGATAGAAGACCTTGGACTCTGCAGCGGAAGCCGCAGGGATAAGCCTTTTGTCAAGGAGCTTCAAGATCCCGTCACTGATCGAGGAGAGCTCGGACTCAATCTTTGCGCGATAATCACGGATTTTCGCGACGTGTTCCTCATTACCGCGGCTCTCCTCTTTCTGCTCGATGGAAGAGATGATCCGCCACGAAGCACGGCGGGCACCGATGACGTTCTTGTAAGCGACGGAGAGGAGGTTCCGTTCCTCGACGCTGAGTTCCTCGTTTTCGGCGCAAGCCGATACTTTCTCCATAAACTCGACCATCTCGTCGTAGCGTTCGGCTTGCTCGGCCAGCTTTGCCATGTAGACGTGTTCCTCGCGAGTCGAAGGAGTCTTCGTCGTCGCCATTTTCGAATTTTTGAACAGTGTAGAGAGAAAAGGAAGGGGAAGAAAagtagtttttctttttctttcttttttttgaaaattttggatctGAGTTTTGGGGGGAATTTCTTGAGAGGGTGGGAGAAAGTGGGGGGCGATAATTGCGTTTGAGGAAGGGAGGAGAGAAAAAAGTGGGATCAAATAGGGACCGTTGGATTTAAGAGGGAAAACAAAGATTAAAACACATGCTTATGAGTTTTGTTAAAAGATTCCATAGGTCCCTGTatgtttcataaatttaatatttagtccctttattttttataaatttgaaacttagtctctttatttttaaaattttaaaatttaattctaattgTTAACACCATTAATATTACtttgttaaattcagattcattatAACGTCATATTTTTAGCTACATGGCTAGTAAGTGAGTTTTTTATGTCAAAATATCgcaccaataattttttttaaatttaatggtgttaacaattggacctaaattttaaaGTCTAAagagtagagagactaaattcataaaaataaaagtacaaggactataTTTCAAAATTGTGAAGAGCATAAGAACTTATGAGATATTTTAAATGAGGTCTTTTTGTAAATgaaaaagggtaaactataaaaataatcacttATGTTTTGTTAAGTTTATCTCTCAGTAATTGAACTTTAATTTGTAACATTTTGGTCACTAACATTATTGTTTTGTAACAAATTAGTCACTGTTCCATTACACATCGTTAAGGGCCTGATGGAAAGTGTACGTGGCAAGTTCTAAAGCGTTAAGCGCCTACGTAGATGTCATGTCATTgccaaatatttaaattatattttttaaaattataaatcagaataaatggaattaaaaccctaaaatatttttactaattaatttagaaaccaaaagtcaaaacccaaaaaaaatcttttttaaaaacaaattatttcTTCTCATCCTCTCAAAAATCTTCTCTTCTCTCACATGATAAAAACCTTAGCGCCCCTACTTCCGAGTTGCAACCAACTACTCTTATGCCTTATTCGGCCTTTAATACCATTGTTGAAAGAAAATCCTTTATCTCctcttttttctttcactagtcTAGATTTctcaaaacacacacacaaataTCTAGACAAAGCTTCAAACTTTGCAAGCCTTAGATATCCTCTACCATTCGTCTTATTGGTTTTGGTTTCGAGCTATGTCGCTTCAAACATTAGTGATCAACTTTTGACTTTTCCAATACTCAAATTGACGCTTAAAGCTCGCCAAACCGAACTTTGGTTGACAGCTTAAGTGCttttagaaaaaagaaagaaagaaagaaaaatcaaagagagaaaaaaaaggagtatttgataGCCTTAGAGAGTGGAAAAGTGACTATAGTGGTAACAGCTCTAACACAAAGTGTTGGTgccaaaaactttaaaaaaaaattgggctAGTTTTCATTTAGGGATTTTGAaggaaaaaataagaagaaagaagTACAAAAAGGGGAGAAAAGAAGATTATAAGTAGTGGCTTTATTTCGACCAAGCAATAACACTAGAGCTTAGATAGAGGTGTAGACTAGGGTTTGTAAGGGTTTGgttagaagaagaagaggaagggagagAGAGAGTagagaatgaaaaatgaaaaaataaacaaaaaaaatggatCGAAGGAAAAAGACATGAGAGGgagggaaaagaaaagaataaatgagaaaaaaatataaaatacataaagaAATAAACCCTATTATGAACTAAAATTTCCTTTGACCATTTAAAAGATAACTACATTATCTTACTATGGGTGATCGAAAAGTGGGAAATAATCTAAGAACGGTATTCGTATACAATATTCTGGACAGCATGCATTGGAAAGGATTATGGGCGCTATTCTGATTTCataggaatgtattggatacatTTATTCCAGTTAAGAGAAGCATGGAAGGTAAGAGGTTTATGGTTGTTAGGTTTGCTAATATGGATGATACTCAAAGGGCAATTTCTAGGTTCAATGGCTTTGTAATTTTAGGAAAAAAGATCTGGGTGAAGATGGCTAGATTCAGTGGCaaaagaaaaatatggaaaaaaagtATAGGATAAAGAAgatgttaacattaatggaagacaattaataatggttgccattaacattaatgggagacaatcaataatgacaaccaccaactttggaaaagtggcaagggataatttttttttggtccttgagataatgggctatttattgtttggtccttgaacctcaactataaataggccttctcatttctcatttcaattcatcccaaccaatctttctctcttagttttctctcttctcccatttgagaattcttaaggaattctatttgtttgtaatactttggagatagtaaagttatcatctggtattagtgcccgaggacgtaggtataatttaccgaacctcgttaaatctcttgtgttccttcttgtcctatttttctttcaatatttgagggtataatagtagtatttaattgtgctattaaattactatagaagggatattctgtctaaggaaagacttggtatttaagagatccatgtgatccacctctcttccctgggaattgaactttgtgtgattttttagtacaataatttacacgcttccgaccctattggaacaacaagtggtatcaagagccgaaggttaattgtagtatgctctgtggttgcagtttaaactgatcttccacatcagaaaagatttccttaggtatattgaaagattatggagaaaacggtcggtgtaggagcttcaacatcgtccatgtggacaagaccgacaattgcaaatgcaagattggccgtggagatctttgatggcacgggccattttggtatgtggcaaagtgaggttctagatgccctttttcagcagggtctagacattg
The sequence above is drawn from the Gossypium hirsutum isolate 1008001.06 chromosome A05, Gossypium_hirsutum_v2.1, whole genome shotgun sequence genome and encodes:
- the LOC107943924 gene encoding 14-3-3-like protein translates to MATTKTPSTREEHVYMAKLAEQAERYDEMVEFMEKVSACAENEELSVEERNLLSVAYKNVIGARRASWRIISSIEQKEESRGNEEHVAKIRDYRAKIESELSSISDGILKLLDKRLIPAASAAESKVFYLKMKGDYHRYLAEFKAGAERKEAAESTLSAYKSAQDIATAELPPTHPIRLGLALNFSVFYYEILNSPDRACNLAKQAFDEAIAELDTLGEESYKDSTLIMQLLRDNLTLWTSDLQDDGADEIKEAAKQEEEEKQPKQ